One genomic region from Epinephelus fuscoguttatus linkage group LG6, E.fuscoguttatus.final_Chr_v1 encodes:
- the LOC125890837 gene encoding type-2 ice-structuring protein-like, whose protein sequence is MTWAEAEENCRLDGGSLAAVFEFEQFAEMRELIQKAGHKSGQVWVGGHKAPEDSSWSWSDHMSPVMFPNKCPGGPTKENCLKIVIKDDATGCWKDMRCDAKLPSVCSMFIM, encoded by the exons ATGACCTGGGCTGAAGCTGAG GAAAACTGCCGGTTGGACGGTGGAAGCCTTGCAGCTGTATTTGAATTTGAACAATTTGCTGAGATGCGAGAACTGATACAGAAGGCTGGTCACAAGTCAGGACAAGTGTGGGTTGGAGGCCATAAAGCACCAGAG GATTCTTCTTGGTCTTGGAGTGATCATATGTCTCCCGTCATGTTTCCCAACAAGTGTCCTGGAGGACCTACTAAGGAAAACTGTCTGAAAATAGTCATTAAAG ATGATGCAACTGGATGTTGGAAAGACATGCGGTGTGATGCTAAGCTCCCATCTGTCTGCAGCATGTTCATCATGTGA